CTGAGATCAACATCAACGCGCTCGTGCCGGCGAAGACCCTCAACGACACGGCGAAGACGCTCGGCCCGCTGGGCGGTCAGGTCACCCTGGCCCTCGCCCAGGGCGGCGCGGGCGAGGGCATGATCGGTTTCGCCGGCGGGACCCGCCGGACGACGAGCCGGTTGCTGGACGGCGCCAACTACCCGCCGGTCCGGTCGCTGTTCCCCGCGACGCACAACGCGCAGGCGCGGGTGTCGGTCTCCGCACTCCAGGAGGTCACCCGCCGCGTGGCGCTCGTCGCCGAGCGCACCACCCCCATCCTGCTCAGCTTCAGCGAGGACGGTCTCGTCGTCGAGGCCGGCGGCACCGAGGAGGCGCGGGCCAGCGAGGCCATGGACGCCACCTTCACCGGCGAGGCGCTGACCATCGGCTTCAACCCGCAGTACCTGTTGGACGGGTTGAACCAGCTGAACGCGCCGACCGCCGTGCTGTCGTTCGTCGACGCGTTCAAACCGGCCGTGTTGTCCCCCGCGAGCGAAGACGGCGAGATCATTACTGGGTATCGCTACCTGATCATGCCGATCCGGGTAACCCGCTGATACGCGGAAGCTGAACAACTGCAAGGGGGACGAAATGCAACTCGGCCTGGTTGGTTTAGGCCGGATGGGCGGCAACATGCGGGAACGCATCCGTGCCGCCGGTCACGACGTGGTCGGTTACGACCCGCGGCCCGAGATCAGCGACGCAGCGAGCCTGGCGGAGCTGGTCGAGAAGCTCGCGGCGCCACGGGTCGTCTGGGTGATGGTCCCGTCCGGCGTCACCGAGGACATCATCGAGCAGCTCGGTGGCCTGCTGTCCGCCGGTGACATCGTCATCGACGGCGGGAACTCCAAGTTCAGCGACGACGGCCCGCGGGCGGAGAAGCTCGGCGCGCTCGGCATCGGTTACATGGACGTCGGCGTCTCCGGCGGCGTCTGGGGCGTCAGCAACGGCTACGCGCTGATGGTCGGCGGCGACAAGAAGCACGTCGACCACTGCATGCCGATCTTCGAGGCGCTCAAGCCGGAGGGCGAGTTCGGGTTCGCGCACGCGGGTCCGGTCGGCGCCGGTCACTACTCGAAGATGGTCCACAACGGCATCGAGTACGGGCTGATGCACGCGTACGCCGAGGGCTACGAGCTGCTCAAGGCGTCCGAGCTGGTGCACAACGTGCCCGAGGTGTTCAAGAGCTGGCGTGAGGGCTCGGTGGTCAAGTCCTGGCTGCTCGACCTGCTCGACCGCGCGCTCGACGAGGACCCCGAGCTGGCCAACATCAAGGGCTACGCGGAGGACACCGGCGAGGGCCGCTGGACCGTCGAGGAGGGCATCCGCCTCGCGGTCCCGATGAACGTCATCGCCGCGTCGCTGTTCGCCCGGTTCACGTCCCGCCAGGACGACTCGCCGGCCATCAAGGCCGTCGCCGCCCTGCGCAACCAGTTCGGCGGTCACGCCGTCAAGAGGTAGGTCCGGGCCGGGCGGGGGTGTGCGCGACAATCGAGACGCGACACACCCCCGTCGGCTTTTCAACGGCAAAGGATCTCCCTGGATGTACGTCCGCCGGCTCGAACTCGTCGACTTCCGCTCGTACGAGCGCGTCGCCGTCGACCTCGAACCCGGCGGCACCGTCCTGGTCGGCTCGAACGGCGTCGGCAAGACGAACCTGATCGAGGCGCTCGGCTACGTCGCCACGCTCGGCAGTCACCGGGTCGCGATGGACGCGCCGCTGGTCCGGTTCGGCGCCTCCGCCGCGGTCGTCCGCTGCGCGATCGTGCACGACGGCCGTGAGCTGCTGGTCGAGCTGGAGATCGTGCCCGGCCGGGCGAACCGGGCCCGCCTCGGCCGCTCACCGGTCCGCCGGTCCCGCGACATCCTCGGCGCGCTGCGGCTCGTGCTGTTCGCGCCGGAGGACCTGGAGCTGGTCCGCGGTGATCCCGGCGAGCGCCGGAAGTACCTCGACGACCTGCTGGTCGCGCGCCAGCCACGGTTCGCCGGCGTGCGCGCCGACTACGAACGGGTGGTCAAACAGCGCAACGCCCTGCTGCGCACGTCCTACCAGCGCCGCAAGTGGGCCGGCGGCGACCGGGACGGCGCCGACCTGGCCACGCTCGAGGTGTGGAACGCGCAGCTCGCCCGGCACGGCGCGGAGCTGCTCGCCGGCCGCCTGGAGCTGTGCGCCGCGCTCGGCCCGCACATCGCGAAGGCGTACGACGCGGTCGCGGCCGGCAAGGGAGCGGCCGCCATCGCGTACAAGATCGGTTCCTCCGGCCGCGGCACCGAACGGCTCAGCGACCCGCCCAGCCCGCTGCCGGACCGGGCCGGACTGGAGACGCTGCTGGCCGGCATGCTCGCGGACGCGCGCCCCGCCGAGATCGACCGCGGCACCACGCTGGTCGGCCCGCACCGCGACGACATCCTGCTCACGCTCGGCGACCTCCCGGCCAAGGGCTACGCGAGCCACGGCGAGTCCTGGTCGTTCGCGCTCGCGCTCCGCCTCGCCGCCTACGACCTGCTGCGGGACGACGGCATCGAGCCCGTGCTGGTCCTCGACGACGTCTTCGCCGAGCTCGACGCGGGCCGCCGCACCCGCCTCGCCGACCTCGTCGCCGGCGCGGCCCAGCTGCTGGTCACCTGCGCGGTCGCCGAGGATGTCCCGGAGGCGCTGCGCGGCGCCCGATACGCCGTGACCGAGGGGGAGGTGCACCGTGTCGCATGATCAACCGCTACCGGACCCGCTGGAACCACCGGACGGCCTGCAGGGCCCCGAGCTCGCCCGTGCCGTACTGGACGCCGCCAAGGCCCGCCGCGAGAACGCCCGCACGCAGCGGCGCGGCCAGCCCCGCCCCGGCGCCGAATCCGGCCGCCGGCTGCGCGGCTACTCCGGCCCCGGCCCCGACCCGCGCGACCCGCAGCTGCTCGGCAGCATGCTCAACCGCCTGGTCCAGACCCGCGGCTGGCAGCGCCCCACCGCCGAGGCCTCGATCTTCGGCTCCTGGGAGAAGATCGTCGGCGCGGACGTCGCCGCACACAGCCGCCCGGTCAAACTCGAGAACGGCGAACTCACCGTCGAAGCCGAGTCGACCGCCTGGGCCACCCAACTCCGCCTGCTCGCCGCCGGCCTGATCAAGCGCATCGCCGGCGAGGTCGGCCACGGCGTGGTCAAGAAACTCCACATCCACGGCCCCGCCGCCCCGAGCTGGAGCAAGGGCCCCCGCCGCGTCCGGGGCCGCGGCCCCCGCGACACCTACGGCTGAACCACCCCAACTTCGCAAACCCCGACCCCGATATTCCCGCTTCCGGCGTGGTCACGCCGGGCGTGCTCCCGCGGGCCAACCGCGCGGCGTCCTCCGACTCCGCTGGCGCTCCGCTCCGGACGCCACGGCGGAGCCGGTCCCAGCCCACTCCACCAAACCGCAACCCCACCCCCTCCCCTTCCCAGCCACGCCCCACTCCACCCCCAATTCCCCGGCGTCCCGCACCCGGCCCGGCGTCCGTTGCCCCGCGCTCCCGCGGCGCTTCGCGCCTCGCGCCTCGCGCCTCGCGCCTCGCGCCCGCGCCTCGCGCCCGCGCCTCGCGCCCGCGCCTCGCGCCTCGCGCCCGCGCCTCGCGCGCTCGGCGTCGGGCGTCGGAGGCCCCACGTCGGGCGCCTCTTGCCCCGCGTCTCGCGTTCTTCCGTGTCCGAAATTTCGGATAAGAGCCGCTGGGTGCTTCGTTCGCCGTGTAGAGATTGGCGGTCACCCCGCAGCCTGGCGCCCTGAGTGATCAATCAGGTGAGCGAAAAAGAGGTCATCGGGCGAAGTGGATCGTCTTTTTGCTCACCTGATTGATCACTCAGGGCAGTCGGGCGGAGCTCTGTGGGGGACGGAGTCTTCGTCGGGGCGAGATAATGCGATATTTCGGGCGCAAGGGTCTGGCCGTGGCAGCGGTTCGGCGCGTGGCAGCAGCCCTGGGCGTGGCGGCGGTGCCGAGCGTGGCGGGCGTCGCGCCGGGCCTGGCTTGGCAGCGGTGCTCAGCGTGGCAACCGTCCCGGGCCTGGTAGCGGCCCGGGGTCTGGCAGCGGTGCCGAGCGTGGCAACCGTCCCGGGCCTGGTAGCGGCCCGGGGTCTGGCAGCGGTGCCGAGCGTGGCAACCGTCCCGGGCCTGGTAGCGGCCCGGGGTCTGGCAGCGGTGCCGAGCGTGGCAACCGTCCCGGGCCTGGTAGCGGCCCGGGGTCTGGCAGCGGTGCCGAGCGTGGCAACCGTTCCGGGCGTGGCAGCGGCGATGAGCCGCTGGGTGAGCGAGCGGGGCGAGGTTTTGGTCTTCGCGGACGCTGCTGGAGTTGGCCCTCGTGAGAGGTGGCGGTGAGCGGGGCGGAGGCGGGTGGGGGGTTGGCGGCTTGCCGCCGGGGATTGGTGACCGCCCACTCGGCGTGCAGGGAGGAGCGCCAGCGACGACCGGTGCCCGCGGGAGCATGCGGGCGGCACCACGCCGGAAGCGGGAAGATCCGCTTTGGGATTCGCGGGGTGGGTGTTTTTCAGTAGTCCGCGTAGACGGCGAACGCGCGGTCGGCGCAGCGGCGGTAGAAGCGGGCCAGGACGGCCAGTTCGGAGAGCGGGAAGGACCACTGCGGTGCGCCGCCGGACTCGTCGCGGAGGCTGTCCATGCGGGTGGCGAGCCAGCGCAGTTGCTGGTCGGCGAGGCGGCTGTCGGCGATCGTGGTGCGCAGGACCTCGCCGACCGTGTCGAAGGTGACCAGGTCGCCGAGCTTTTCGTGGCCGAGGACGAACTTCTCCAGGCCGCCGGCGATCCAGGCGCAGCCGTCCGGGTCGATGACCGGGTCCTCGTCCTCGTTTGCGGCCTCTGTGGCGTAGAGCACACCGTTGAGGCCGAGGAGCAGGTCGACCAGCTCGGTGTACGCGGTCGCGCGCACGCTGCCGGTCTCCGCGATGTGGCCGGCCAGCGCGGCCGTGGGGGACTCCACCTCCGGCGCGTCGGCGACCTGGGCGAAGTCCACGAACGCGGCGGGAGCCACCGGGTCGTAGAACCGGCCCGTGCGTGGCCACTGCACGGCGACGTTGTCAAGCCCCATCGAGGGTCACCTTCCCTTACCGCCTCGGACAGCATCGAACGCCTA
This genomic window from Catenuloplanes niger contains:
- the dnaN gene encoding DNA polymerase III subunit beta; this encodes MKFRVERDALADAVAWTAKSLPSRPSVPVLAGVMLRVTDGVLQVSGFDYEVSSQVSVDVQGDSDGAALVSGRLLAEITKALPAKPVDIAAVGPHLELVCGSARFTLPTMPVEDYPSLPDMPASAGTVDAAAFAAAVSQVAIAAGRDETLPMMTGVRLELTGTTLAMLATDRYRLAMREIEWSPEDPEININALVPAKTLNDTAKTLGPLGGQVTLALAQGGAGEGMIGFAGGTRRTTSRLLDGANYPPVRSLFPATHNAQARVSVSALQEVTRRVALVAERTTPILLSFSEDGLVVEAGGTEEARASEAMDATFTGEALTIGFNPQYLLDGLNQLNAPTAVLSFVDAFKPAVLSPASEDGEIITGYRYLIMPIRVTR
- the gnd gene encoding phosphogluconate dehydrogenase (NAD(+)-dependent, decarboxylating); this encodes MQLGLVGLGRMGGNMRERIRAAGHDVVGYDPRPEISDAASLAELVEKLAAPRVVWVMVPSGVTEDIIEQLGGLLSAGDIVIDGGNSKFSDDGPRAEKLGALGIGYMDVGVSGGVWGVSNGYALMVGGDKKHVDHCMPIFEALKPEGEFGFAHAGPVGAGHYSKMVHNGIEYGLMHAYAEGYELLKASELVHNVPEVFKSWREGSVVKSWLLDLLDRALDEDPELANIKGYAEDTGEGRWTVEEGIRLAVPMNVIAASLFARFTSRQDDSPAIKAVAALRNQFGGHAVKR
- the recF gene encoding DNA replication/repair protein RecF (All proteins in this family for which functions are known are DNA-binding proteins that assist the filamentation of RecA onto DNA for the initiation of recombination or recombinational repair.), with the protein product MYVRRLELVDFRSYERVAVDLEPGGTVLVGSNGVGKTNLIEALGYVATLGSHRVAMDAPLVRFGASAAVVRCAIVHDGRELLVELEIVPGRANRARLGRSPVRRSRDILGALRLVLFAPEDLELVRGDPGERRKYLDDLLVARQPRFAGVRADYERVVKQRNALLRTSYQRRKWAGGDRDGADLATLEVWNAQLARHGAELLAGRLELCAALGPHIAKAYDAVAAGKGAAAIAYKIGSSGRGTERLSDPPSPLPDRAGLETLLAGMLADARPAEIDRGTTLVGPHRDDILLTLGDLPAKGYASHGESWSFALALRLAAYDLLRDDGIEPVLVLDDVFAELDAGRRTRLADLVAGAAQLLVTCAVAEDVPEALRGARYAVTEGEVHRVA
- a CDS encoding DciA family protein — encoded protein: MSHDQPLPDPLEPPDGLQGPELARAVLDAAKARRENARTQRRGQPRPGAESGRRLRGYSGPGPDPRDPQLLGSMLNRLVQTRGWQRPTAEASIFGSWEKIVGADVAAHSRPVKLENGELTVEAESTAWATQLRLLAAGLIKRIAGEVGHGVVKKLHIHGPAAPSWSKGPRRVRGRGPRDTYG